From one Synechocystis sp. PCC 6803 substr. PCC-P genomic stretch:
- a CDS encoding Ig-like domain-containing protein gives MLAKYFSEPIDRAALGLIGVLSAAIAVVVVGHYTCQNNNQCIFANRPRVQNFSWGEADLGAKDRAFIITFDRPMDQREVEKNLVITPALPGKFSWAGRRMAYTLENPIPYGTDYELQITNVREQYAGHHQGQMMAPFTSSFRSRDRAFAYIGTQGIEQGRIIFYNLTKQRKTILTPPGLTVVDFQFFDGGKGILFAAAEIQLGFEGLRQLQLYQVPVVENDNPQELPKPTLVLDNQGFQNNQFDVSEDGKSIVVQRVNRENPADFDLWMLKNQQKPERLKVQGGDFQIAPDNQSLAVARGEGIGILPLQPDAKPLDFLPKFGQLLTFSSDGSAAALVNFNTEDAQKRFQRTLFFVNNLGVQKELVDTDGSIVSCEFGRNNQTLYCLLTKLLPGDEYIEEPYFVQINVNSGEVFPLLKLQDYRDTQMSLSPDGLALLFDQVIIDPETPADSRLNTDTGEAIADSQLWLLIPPLRPELGQQAELKALSLMGFRPLWAP, from the coding sequence ATGCTCGCTAAATATTTTTCTGAACCCATTGATCGTGCGGCCCTCGGTTTGATCGGTGTCCTTAGTGCGGCGATCGCCGTGGTGGTGGTGGGTCATTACACCTGCCAGAACAACAATCAGTGTATATTTGCCAACCGTCCCAGGGTACAAAATTTTAGTTGGGGCGAGGCTGATCTGGGGGCGAAGGACAGGGCTTTTATCATCACCTTTGACCGTCCCATGGACCAACGGGAGGTGGAAAAGAATTTGGTCATTACCCCAGCCCTACCAGGAAAATTTAGTTGGGCGGGTCGTCGCATGGCCTATACCCTGGAAAATCCCATTCCCTACGGCACTGATTACGAACTGCAAATCACCAATGTGCGGGAACAGTATGCGGGTCACCACCAAGGGCAAATGATGGCCCCCTTCACCAGCAGTTTCCGTAGTCGAGACCGGGCCTTTGCTTACATTGGCACCCAAGGGATCGAGCAGGGACGGATTATTTTCTACAACCTGACTAAACAAAGGAAAACCATCCTCACCCCACCGGGACTGACTGTGGTGGATTTCCAATTCTTTGACGGGGGTAAAGGGATTCTGTTTGCCGCCGCTGAAATTCAATTGGGCTTTGAGGGGCTCCGGCAACTACAGCTATACCAAGTGCCCGTGGTGGAGAATGACAATCCCCAAGAGTTGCCCAAACCGACTTTGGTGCTGGATAACCAGGGATTTCAGAACAATCAATTCGACGTAAGCGAAGACGGTAAATCCATTGTGGTGCAGAGGGTCAACCGTGAAAATCCCGCTGACTTTGACCTCTGGATGCTCAAAAACCAGCAAAAGCCTGAGCGTCTGAAGGTACAGGGCGGAGACTTTCAAATCGCCCCGGATAATCAGTCCTTGGCCGTGGCTCGGGGGGAAGGCATCGGTATTTTGCCCCTCCAACCGGATGCAAAACCATTGGATTTTCTGCCCAAATTCGGTCAACTGTTAACTTTTTCCAGCGATGGTAGCGCCGCCGCTCTGGTGAATTTCAATACGGAAGATGCCCAAAAACGCTTCCAAAGAACCCTTTTCTTTGTCAATAACCTTGGGGTGCAAAAGGAATTAGTGGATACGGACGGCTCCATTGTCAGTTGTGAATTTGGTCGCAATAACCAAACCCTGTACTGTCTGCTAACCAAGCTTTTGCCGGGGGATGAATACATTGAAGAGCCTTATTTTGTCCAAATTAACGTCAACAGCGGTGAAGTTTTTCCCCTGCTTAAGTTGCAGGATTACCGGGACACCCAAATGAGCCTTTCCCCTGACGGTTTGGCTCTGTTATTTGACCAGGTAATTATCGATCCCGAAACCCCGGCTGATAGCCGTCTTAACACCGACACCGGGGAGGCGATCGCCGATAGTCAGTTATGGTTGCTCATACCGCCCTTAAGGCCAGAGTTAGGGCAACAGGCGGAACTCAAGGCTCTTTCCCTGATGGGCTTTCGTCCTCTGTGGGCTCCTTAG
- the petB gene encoding cytochrome b6, with the protein MFSKEVTESKVFQWFNDRLEVQAISDDIASKYVPPHVNIFYCLGGLTLTCFLIQFATGFAMTFYYKPTVTEAFASVQYIMNEVNFGWLIRSIHRWSASMMVLMMILHVFRVYLTGGFKKPRELTWVVGVMLAVTTVTFGVTGYSLPWDQVGYWAVKIVSGVPAAIPVVGDQLVTLMRGSESVGQATLTRFYSLHTFVLPWAIAVLLLLHFLMIRKQGISGPL; encoded by the coding sequence ATGTTTTCAAAAGAAGTCACCGAATCAAAAGTTTTTCAATGGTTCAATGATCGTCTGGAAGTGCAAGCCATCTCCGATGACATTGCCAGCAAATACGTTCCTCCCCACGTCAATATTTTTTACTGTCTGGGGGGCCTGACCCTGACCTGCTTCCTGATCCAGTTTGCCACTGGGTTCGCCATGACCTTCTACTACAAACCCACGGTCACGGAAGCCTTCGCCTCTGTCCAATACATCATGAATGAAGTCAACTTTGGTTGGCTGATTCGCTCCATTCACCGTTGGTCCGCCAGCATGATGGTGCTGATGATGATTCTCCACGTTTTTCGGGTTTACCTCACCGGTGGTTTCAAGAAGCCCCGGGAATTGACCTGGGTTGTGGGTGTAATGCTAGCCGTCACCACTGTCACCTTTGGTGTAACCGGTTACTCCCTTCCCTGGGACCAGGTGGGTTACTGGGCGGTAAAAATCGTTTCCGGTGTACCGGCCGCTATTCCCGTGGTTGGGGATCAATTGGTGACCCTCATGCGAGGTAGTGAAAGCGTTGGTCAGGCTACCTTGACCCGCTTCTACAGCCTCCACACCTTCGTGCTTCCCTGGGCGATCGCCGTGTTGCTGTTGTTGCACTTCCTGATGATCCGCAAACAAGGCATTTCCGGTCCTTTGTAA
- the petD gene encoding cytochrome b6-f complex subunit IV, with protein sequence MSIIKKPDLSDPDLRAKLAKGMGHNYYGEPAWPNDILYMFPICILGALGLIAGLAILDPAMIGEPADPFATPLEILPEWYLYPTFQILRILPNKLLGIAGMAAIPLGLMLVPFIESVNKFQNPFRRPIAMTVFLFGTAAALWLGAGATFPIDKSLTLGLF encoded by the coding sequence ATGAGTATTATCAAAAAGCCGGATCTTAGCGATCCCGATTTACGGGCCAAACTTGCCAAAGGCATGGGTCACAACTATTATGGTGAGCCCGCCTGGCCCAACGACATTCTTTACATGTTTCCTATCTGCATCCTTGGTGCTTTGGGGCTAATTGCCGGATTGGCGATCCTCGACCCTGCCATGATCGGTGAACCAGCGGATCCCTTTGCGACCCCTCTGGAAATTTTGCCTGAATGGTACCTGTACCCCACTTTCCAAATTTTGCGCATTCTTCCCAACAAACTTTTGGGCATTGCCGGTATGGCTGCCATTCCCCTTGGTTTGATGTTGGTGCCTTTCATTGAAAGTGTGAACAAATTCCAAAACCCCTTCCGTCGTCCCATTGCCATGACTGTCTTCTTGTTCGGCACTGCGGCGGCTTTATGGTTAGGTGCTGGGGCAACTTTCCCCATTGATAAGTCCCTAACCTTGGGCTTGTTCTAA
- a CDS encoding glycosyltransferase has product MKIVIDGIFFHIANTGIARVWRSVLAQWCDSGFIENIILIDRGHTAPQLQGAQYYHLPTFNYQEEALFSTKLQEICDQFHADLFISTYYTTPLSTPSLLMIHDMIPEVMGWDLREFWWREKNYAILYANQYIAVSNNTAQDLMRFYPEVQPSRITVIHNGVDKGFHPAESREISGIKTKFAINASYLLLVGTHLGANQYKNGTILFEALKHWQSPEKLTIVCVGGNVDLQREMPSLPNNVDICLIRPTDEELKALYSGAIALVYPSLYEGFGLPILEAMACGCPVITCHNSSLPEVGKDAVIYIDGQNKREMIEALEKVQNQAIRNELITKGKERAKKFPWSTTAGKISDLCLEIIADTKNKAEKNNFISLWQDFRQCQVQEYQYSSMAETIQAKNIAVNDLVCHLENEIENNNYVIAHLQTENQQLQDSIDKLNWQIEELLNTKKTLKRLCRKVLKKLFRLKLDTDKRYRDH; this is encoded by the coding sequence ATGAAAATTGTTATTGATGGTATTTTTTTTCACATTGCCAATACCGGGATTGCGAGGGTGTGGCGGAGTGTCTTGGCGCAATGGTGTGATTCAGGTTTTATAGAAAATATTATTCTGATTGATCGAGGTCATACTGCTCCCCAGTTGCAAGGGGCTCAATACTATCATCTCCCAACGTTTAATTATCAAGAAGAAGCATTATTTTCCACCAAGCTACAGGAAATTTGTGATCAATTCCATGCTGATCTATTCATTTCCACTTACTACACAACGCCCCTATCTACCCCTTCCCTTTTAATGATCCATGACATGATTCCAGAGGTAATGGGCTGGGATTTAAGGGAGTTTTGGTGGCGAGAAAAAAACTATGCCATACTCTATGCCAATCAATATATTGCGGTTTCTAACAATACGGCCCAGGACTTAATGCGATTTTATCCTGAGGTCCAGCCTTCCCGGATAACAGTTATTCATAATGGCGTTGATAAGGGATTCCATCCAGCAGAGTCACGAGAAATCAGTGGAATTAAAACAAAGTTTGCTATCAATGCTTCCTATTTGTTACTAGTCGGTACCCATTTGGGAGCAAACCAATATAAAAACGGCACTATTTTATTTGAAGCGTTAAAGCATTGGCAGAGTCCTGAAAAGTTAACTATTGTTTGCGTGGGGGGCAATGTAGATTTGCAAAGGGAAATGCCATCACTACCCAACAATGTTGATATTTGTTTGATTCGACCAACAGATGAGGAATTAAAAGCTCTTTACTCTGGGGCGATCGCCTTGGTTTATCCTTCTTTGTACGAGGGCTTTGGTTTGCCGATTCTTGAGGCTATGGCCTGCGGTTGCCCAGTAATCACTTGCCATAACTCTTCATTGCCAGAGGTGGGGAAAGATGCAGTTATTTATATCGATGGTCAGAATAAAAGAGAAATGATTGAAGCCTTGGAAAAAGTTCAAAATCAAGCAATTCGCAACGAACTAATTACTAAAGGGAAAGAGCGAGCTAAAAAATTTCCCTGGTCAACAACTGCCGGCAAAATTAGTGATTTGTGTCTAGAAATAATTGCAGACACAAAAAATAAAGCAGAAAAAAATAACTTTATTTCGCTCTGGCAAGATTTTAGGCAATGTCAGGTTCAAGAATATCAATATTCATCAATGGCAGAAACAATACAAGCGAAAAATATTGCGGTTAATGATCTAGTTTGTCATTTAGAAAATGAGATTGAAAATAACAATTATGTTATCGCTCATTTACAGACAGAGAATCAGCAATTGCAGGATTCCATTGATAAATTGAATTGGCAAATTGAAGAATTATTAAATACAAAGAAGACGCTAAAAAGATTATGCAGAAAAGTACTGAAGAAGCTATTTAGGCTCAAATTAGATACAGATAAAAGGTATAGGGACCACTAG
- a CDS encoding SxtJ family membrane protein encodes MTNTKTTPTVKILREFAWIMAGMIAFLFGLLIPLLKGHGLPPLPWAIAFAFGGLGLVAPRSLGPVYELWLKIGHVLGWINSRIILTLIFALVVTPMALVMKLIKRDTMARQLEPQQVTYRSPCRPRDISHLQKPY; translated from the coding sequence ATGACGAATACTAAGACTACCCCCACGGTCAAAATACTACGGGAATTTGCCTGGATTATGGCCGGGATGATTGCCTTTCTCTTTGGTCTGCTCATTCCCCTACTAAAGGGCCACGGATTACCTCCATTGCCCTGGGCGATCGCCTTTGCCTTTGGAGGGCTGGGGCTAGTGGCTCCCCGTAGTTTGGGCCCAGTGTATGAACTATGGCTAAAAATTGGCCATGTTTTAGGGTGGATTAACAGCCGCATCATCCTGACCCTAATTTTTGCGTTGGTGGTTACTCCTATGGCTCTGGTAATGAAATTAATCAAAAGGGACACCATGGCCCGCCAATTGGAGCCCCAGCAGGTTACCTATCGATCGCCTTGTCGTCCCCGGGACATTAGCCATCTGCAAAAACCCTACTAA
- a CDS encoding DUF5989 family protein has translation MEGFIELLQDVWGFLRQRKKYWLLPLILTLVLLGALIVFTQGSAIAPFIYTLF, from the coding sequence ATGGAAGGATTTATTGAATTATTGCAGGATGTTTGGGGTTTCTTGCGGCAAAGAAAAAAATATTGGCTATTACCCCTGATTTTAACCCTCGTTCTCCTGGGAGCCTTAATTGTTTTCACCCAAGGATCGGCGATCGCCCCCTTTATCTACACTCTCTTTTAA
- the rnc gene encoding ribonuclease III has translation MSLLPHRQTQLKALLRRLGLTDNTPVDWNLVDLALTHASQSPEQNYQQLEFVGDAVVRLASAEVLMKHYPQTSVGEMSALRAILVSDRTLAGWGELYGLDRFLWITPAVLADKNGRVSLMADSFEALLGALYLSVGDLSLIRPWLSEHLLAKATEIRQDPALHNYKEALQAWTQAHYKCLPEYRVEPLDQNLPQQSGFQATVWLGDQPLGSGSGSSKKSAEQAAAQQAYQDFIAKEILPMPKIN, from the coding sequence ATGTCTCTGCTTCCCCATCGTCAAACCCAGTTGAAGGCCCTACTGCGACGGTTGGGATTAACTGACAATACCCCAGTGGATTGGAACCTAGTGGATTTGGCCCTCACCCATGCCAGTCAGTCCCCGGAACAAAATTACCAGCAATTGGAGTTTGTTGGGGATGCAGTGGTGCGGTTAGCCTCAGCGGAAGTGCTGATGAAACATTATCCCCAGACTTCAGTGGGGGAAATGTCTGCCCTGAGGGCGATTTTGGTCAGTGATCGTACCCTAGCCGGTTGGGGAGAATTGTATGGCCTAGACCGATTTCTTTGGATTACTCCGGCGGTCCTGGCAGACAAAAATGGGCGAGTTTCCCTGATGGCGGATAGCTTTGAGGCCTTATTGGGAGCTCTTTACCTTAGTGTGGGGGATTTATCCCTAATCCGCCCTTGGTTAAGCGAACATTTGTTGGCCAAAGCCACTGAAATTAGACAAGATCCTGCCCTCCATAACTATAAAGAAGCTTTGCAGGCATGGACCCAAGCCCACTACAAATGTTTACCAGAATACCGAGTAGAACCCCTGGATCAAAATTTGCCCCAACAGTCAGGTTTTCAGGCAACGGTTTGGCTTGGCGATCAACCATTGGGTAGTGGTAGTGGTTCATCGAAAAAAAGTGCTGAACAGGCCGCCGCTCAACAAGCCTACCAAGATTTTATTGCTAAGGAAATTTTACCCATGCCCAAAATAAATTAA
- the hypF gene encoding carbamoyltransferase HypF, producing MLKTVAIQVQGRVQGVGFRPFVYTLAQEMGLNGWVNNSTQGATVVITADEKAIADFTERLTKTLPPPGLIEQLAVEQLPLESFTNFTIRPSSDGPKTASILPDLSTCSACLTELFDPSDRRYLYPFINCTHCGPRYTIIEALPYDRCRTTMARFRQCTDCEREYKQPGDRRFHAQPNACPRCGPQLAFWNRQGQVIAEANEALNFAVDNLKVGNIIAIKGLGGFHLCCDATDFEAVEKLRLRKHRPDKPLAVMYGNLGQIVEHYQPNNLEVELLQSAAAPIVLLNKKKQLILVENIAPGNPRVGVMLAYTPLHHLLLKKLKKPMVATSGNLAGEQICIDNIDALTRLQNIADGFLVHDRPIVCPVDDSVVQIVAGKPLFLRRARGYAPQPITLPKPTQKKLLAMGGHYKNTVAIAKQNQAYVSQHLGDLNSAPTYQNFEEAIAHLSQLYDFSPQEIVADLHPDYFSHQYAENQALPVTFVQHHYAHILAVMAEHGVMEESVLGIAWDGTGYGMDGTIWGGEFLKITQGTWQRIAHLQPFHLLGNQQAIKYPHRIALALLWPTFGDDFSADSLGNWLNFNNGFKNKINSRLNQDLNNKNLRQLWQRGQAPLTSSMGRLFDGIATLIGLINEVTFEGQAAIALEAQIMPNLTEEYYPLTLNNKEKKLAVDWRPLIKAITTEDRSKTNLIATKFHNSLVNLIITIAQQQGIEKVALGGGCFQNCYLLASTITALKKAGFSPLWPRELPPNDGAICMGQLLAKIQARQYIC from the coding sequence ATGTTAAAAACCGTTGCCATACAGGTCCAGGGAAGGGTGCAAGGAGTGGGTTTTCGTCCCTTTGTTTATACCCTTGCCCAGGAAATGGGACTGAATGGTTGGGTGAATAATTCCACTCAAGGAGCTACCGTTGTCATTACCGCCGACGAAAAGGCGATCGCCGACTTTACGGAGAGATTAACGAAGACATTACCTCCCCCTGGTTTGATTGAACAATTAGCCGTTGAACAGTTACCGCTGGAAAGTTTTACTAACTTTACTATCCGCCCCAGTAGTGATGGCCCTAAAACTGCGAGTATTTTACCCGATTTATCCACTTGTTCCGCCTGCTTAACAGAACTATTTGACCCTAGCGATCGCCGTTATCTTTACCCCTTTATTAACTGTACCCATTGCGGTCCCCGCTACACCATTATTGAAGCCCTACCTTACGACCGTTGTCGTACCACCATGGCTAGGTTTCGCCAATGTACCGACTGTGAAAGGGAATATAAGCAACCAGGCGATAGACGCTTCCATGCCCAACCTAATGCCTGTCCTCGCTGTGGCCCCCAACTGGCTTTTTGGAACCGACAAGGCCAAGTAATTGCAGAAGCAAATGAAGCTTTAAACTTTGCTGTAGATAATTTAAAAGTCGGCAATATTATCGCTATTAAAGGCTTAGGTGGCTTCCATTTGTGTTGTGATGCCACTGATTTTGAAGCTGTGGAAAAATTAAGATTAAGGAAACATCGACCGGATAAACCTTTGGCGGTAATGTATGGTAATCTTGGTCAAATTGTGGAGCATTACCAACCTAATAATCTAGAAGTTGAATTGTTACAAAGTGCCGCCGCCCCTATTGTGTTATTAAACAAAAAAAAACAATTAATTTTGGTGGAAAATATTGCCCCAGGCAACCCCCGAGTCGGCGTAATGTTAGCCTATACTCCTTTGCATCACTTATTACTAAAAAAATTAAAGAAACCCATGGTAGCTACCAGTGGTAACTTAGCTGGGGAGCAAATTTGCATTGATAATATTGACGCTTTAACCCGGTTACAAAATATTGCTGACGGTTTTCTCGTTCATGATCGCCCGATTGTTTGTCCAGTGGATGATTCCGTTGTCCAAATAGTAGCTGGGAAGCCATTATTTTTGCGTCGAGCCCGGGGTTACGCTCCTCAACCCATTACTTTACCAAAGCCTACTCAAAAAAAACTATTGGCGATGGGAGGTCATTATAAAAATACAGTGGCGATCGCCAAACAAAATCAAGCTTACGTCAGCCAACATTTGGGCGATTTGAATTCTGCTCCCACCTACCAAAATTTTGAAGAAGCCATTGCCCATTTAAGCCAGCTATACGATTTCTCTCCCCAGGAAATTGTTGCAGATTTACACCCTGATTATTTCAGTCATCAATATGCTGAAAACCAAGCTTTGCCTGTCACTTTTGTGCAGCATCACTATGCTCATATTTTAGCGGTTATGGCGGAACATGGAGTTATGGAGGAGTCCGTGTTAGGTATTGCTTGGGATGGCACTGGCTACGGCATGGACGGTACTATTTGGGGGGGAGAATTTTTAAAAATCACCCAAGGTACTTGGCAGAGAATTGCTCATCTACAACCATTTCATTTATTAGGTAATCAACAAGCCATTAAATATCCCCATCGGATTGCTTTGGCGTTGTTATGGCCCACTTTTGGTGATGATTTTTCTGCTGATTCTTTAGGAAATTGGTTGAATTTCAATAATGGGTTTAAAAACAAGATAAACAGCAGGTTAAATCAGGATCTAAACAACAAAAATTTACGTCAACTTTGGCAACGAGGGCAAGCACCGCTCACTTCGAGTATGGGAAGATTATTTGACGGTATTGCGACACTGATAGGATTGATTAACGAAGTAACTTTTGAAGGTCAGGCGGCCATAGCTCTGGAAGCTCAGATTATGCCAAATTTAACTGAGGAGTATTATCCTTTGACTCTAAACAACAAGGAAAAAAAATTAGCTGTTGATTGGCGCCCCTTAATTAAAGCTATAACCACAGAAGATAGAAGCAAAACTAACCTAATAGCCACTAAATTCCACAACAGTTTAGTAAATTTAATTATCACTATTGCCCAACAGCAGGGAATCGAAAAAGTTGCTCTGGGGGGAGGTTGCTTTCAAAATTGTTATTTGCTTGCCAGTACCATTACTGCCCTCAAAAAAGCTGGTTTTTCTCCTTTGTGGCCCAGAGAACTACCGCCCAACGACGGTGCCATTTGCATGGGTCAACTGTTAGCTAAAATTCAGGCTCGGCAATATATCTGTTAA
- a CDS encoding FAD-dependent oxidoreductase: MVQVGAAAINRVDVAVIGGGIAGVAIAEYVARHTNLSVQLLEQNSHLGGDSSGKLEGWFHTGALYSGQDDGQTFFNCVNGVEDLLNHYSHYFAGRCNLTLEQFDHGYRPTVTGAGWFDPNPVYLIHPQRHSPEMLQSGLKGDRVQLEMQLKRVLGRLEMAYGQQFNWRSPTGNGAVAPDYDHLESYEQRSCSLLGQSEKISHYCQQFDLSHGVKPSDYALLKSLDCAMDTQGILQDLTASALAHGTAIATGINLEQINVDRYGPVRVQSIFYRDCQGQQHYLKAKAFIFAVGAGFERILPTLQVRAKLKQSRSTMVVAYPAISSHNFVRMSTKNSYHFNHFFQRANIPDSSEFLNYSMLANSGYVSNENDYLASGEIELLLDTAARYFSEENLYQRQLWSYDCVKTEFISDDAQKRRYSYWIEVNPQSNYLCVLPGKFSFFPTVAVQTLKQLKTILPTEEVDRSHRDYSAHYHQAQALVASPYPHQLLASYWKNNANS; encoded by the coding sequence ATGGTTCAAGTTGGTGCGGCGGCAATCAATCGGGTCGATGTGGCCGTCATTGGGGGAGGCATTGCTGGGGTGGCGATCGCCGAATATGTGGCCCGCCATACTAACCTGTCAGTGCAGTTGTTAGAACAAAATAGCCATTTGGGGGGGGATTCCTCCGGCAAATTGGAGGGTTGGTTCCATACGGGGGCCCTATATTCGGGCCAGGATGATGGTCAGACTTTTTTTAATTGCGTTAATGGGGTGGAGGATTTACTCAACCATTACAGCCATTATTTCGCGGGTCGCTGTAATTTGACCTTGGAGCAATTTGACCACGGTTACCGCCCCACAGTTACCGGCGCAGGTTGGTTCGACCCCAATCCCGTTTACCTGATCCATCCCCAACGCCACTCCCCAGAAATGCTCCAGTCCGGCCTCAAGGGGGATCGGGTGCAGTTGGAAATGCAGTTAAAGCGGGTGTTGGGTCGTTTGGAAATGGCCTATGGGCAGCAATTCAATTGGCGATCGCCGACGGGCAATGGAGCAGTGGCACCGGACTATGACCATTTGGAAAGTTATGAACAGCGGAGTTGCAGTCTATTAGGTCAGTCGGAAAAAATTAGTCACTATTGCCAACAATTTGACCTTAGCCATGGGGTAAAACCCAGTGACTATGCCCTGTTGAAAAGTTTAGATTGTGCCATGGATACCCAGGGGATTTTGCAGGATCTTACCGCCAGCGCCCTGGCCCACGGAACGGCGATCGCCACCGGAATTAATTTAGAACAAATTAATGTGGATCGTTATGGCCCAGTCAGGGTACAAAGTATCTTTTATCGAGATTGCCAAGGACAGCAACATTACCTTAAAGCCAAAGCGTTTATTTTTGCAGTGGGAGCAGGCTTTGAGCGCATTTTACCCACTCTACAGGTGCGAGCTAAGCTAAAACAAAGTCGCAGCACCATGGTGGTAGCTTACCCTGCCATTAGTTCCCATAATTTCGTGCGGATGTCCACTAAAAACTCCTACCATTTCAATCATTTTTTTCAAAGGGCAAATATTCCTGATTCTTCGGAATTTCTAAACTATTCCATGCTGGCAAATTCTGGTTACGTCAGTAACGAAAATGATTATTTAGCTAGTGGAGAAATTGAATTACTTTTGGATACGGCGGCACGGTATTTCAGCGAAGAAAATTTATATCAACGTCAACTCTGGAGTTACGATTGCGTTAAAACGGAGTTCATTAGTGACGATGCCCAAAAACGTCGCTATAGTTATTGGATTGAAGTTAATCCCCAGAGCAACTACCTTTGTGTGTTACCGGGTAAGTTTTCCTTTTTTCCTACAGTGGCGGTGCAAACTCTCAAGCAGTTAAAAACTATTCTCCCAACGGAGGAAGTTGACCGGAGCCATCGAGATTATAGCGCCCATTACCATCAAGCCCAAGCTCTCGTTGCCTCTCCCTATCCCCACCAATTATTAGCATCTTATTGGAAAAATAACGCTAATTCTTAG
- a CDS encoding ABC transporter permease — protein MTTLYNLLAILRKELLSYFGSPFAYGIAAIFWLMSGIFFSLMLSQIISNVEFLRQSGVSEPVDVAGDFLSSYLGLIISLILVLLPALSMGLYAEERKRGTLELLATSPVTNWVVAVGKLMGALLFFSVLLVPLWIYQIIIFSAANPPLPSGLVLVANGAVILVAAAVLSLGMFISSLTENVIIAYILTFVLILMLWIMDVFAQNLGGAIADVFAYLSLFQSYQDLINGVINSKSCVLFASYIFLGIFLTAQSIEALRFQRS, from the coding sequence ATGACCACTCTGTACAATCTGCTCGCCATTCTCCGTAAAGAGCTACTAAGTTATTTTGGTTCTCCTTTTGCCTATGGCATTGCCGCCATTTTTTGGTTAATGTCGGGAATTTTCTTTTCTTTGATGCTCAGTCAAATTATCTCCAACGTTGAGTTTTTGCGGCAGTCGGGGGTTTCTGAGCCAGTGGATGTGGCGGGGGATTTTCTTTCTAGTTATTTAGGCTTAATTATTTCGTTGATTTTAGTACTACTACCTGCCCTTTCCATGGGACTGTACGCAGAAGAAAGAAAGCGAGGCACCCTGGAATTATTGGCCACCTCCCCAGTCACCAATTGGGTGGTGGCGGTGGGCAAATTAATGGGGGCATTACTGTTTTTCTCAGTGTTGTTAGTTCCCCTATGGATTTATCAAATCATTATCTTTTCTGCGGCTAATCCTCCCCTACCAAGCGGTTTAGTGCTAGTGGCCAATGGGGCGGTAATTCTAGTGGCGGCGGCGGTGCTTTCCCTAGGCATGTTCATTTCTTCTCTGACGGAAAACGTGATAATTGCCTACATTCTCACCTTCGTTTTAATTTTGATGCTTTGGATTATGGATGTATTTGCCCAAAACCTAGGCGGGGCGATCGCCGATGTCTTCGCCTACCTTTCCCTTTTCCAAAGTTACCAAGATTTAATTAACGGAGTAATCAATAGTAAAAGCTGTGTGTTATTTGCCAGCTACATTTTTCTGGGTATTTTCCTCACTGCCCAGTCCATCGAAGCCCTAAGATTTCAACGTTCTTAA
- a CDS encoding ribonuclease D encodes MPSADTLSQFEVFDYDLPEDVCQQLLACKEVAVDTETMGLNPHRDRLCLVQICDPEGNVTALRIAKGQEEAPNLTRLMEDPGITKIFHFARFDTAQLKHTFDIKTYPIFCTKIASKIARTYTSHHGLKTLVQELVGVELDKSSQCSDWGNAANLSKAQLAYAANDVRYLIPLRHKLEKMLAREDRLRLAQRCFECLPVMVTLDLGMYGNVFEHGGPG; translated from the coding sequence ATGCCCTCTGCCGATACCCTGAGTCAGTTCGAAGTTTTTGACTACGATTTACCCGAAGACGTTTGCCAGCAGCTTTTGGCTTGCAAAGAAGTTGCGGTGGATACGGAAACCATGGGTTTAAATCCCCATCGGGACCGCCTCTGCTTGGTGCAAATTTGTGATCCAGAGGGCAATGTGACGGCTTTACGCATTGCCAAAGGCCAGGAGGAGGCCCCTAACCTGACCCGATTGATGGAAGACCCAGGTATCACTAAAATCTTCCATTTTGCTCGTTTCGACACGGCCCAACTAAAACACACCTTTGACATTAAAACTTATCCGATTTTTTGTACTAAAATTGCCAGCAAAATTGCCCGTACCTACACTTCCCACCATGGACTCAAAACGCTGGTGCAGGAATTGGTGGGAGTGGAATTGGATAAGTCTTCCCAATGTTCCGATTGGGGCAACGCGGCTAATTTGAGTAAGGCCCAATTGGCCTATGCTGCCAATGATGTACGTTATTTGATTCCCCTGCGCCATAAGTTAGAAAAAATGCTGGCCAGGGAGGATCGTTTACGGTTAGCCCAAAGGTGTTTCGAGTGTTTACCGGTGATGGTAACCCTTGATTTGGGTATGTATGGCAATGTGTTTGAGCATGGCGGCCCCGGTTAA